The proteins below are encoded in one region of Arthrobacter sp. CJ23:
- the eno gene encoding phosphopyruvate hydratase, translating into MSTIHTVHGRQIFDSRGRPTVEVDIILDTGAVARASVPSGASTGTHEAHELRDGDQSVFGGLGVTAAVDNVNGEIAAALRGYDVDDQRAIDERLRELDGTPNLSRLGANAVLGTSLAVCRASAMSSGLPLYQRIAQLAGVDEPVLPMPMVNILSGGLHAGRGMDVQDFLAVPVAATSALEAIQLTSRVRAAAAGLCAERGLPTLLADEGGLSPGCRTGEEALELITQSIEAAGLQPGTDIAIAIDVAATSLYDSNAGDYHLRRQGRHLSTADMIDMVSSWVDRFAIVSIEDPLDEDDWAGWQTLTKRLGHRVRLIGDDLFTTNSQRLADGISRGVANGVLVKVNQNGTLTGTLDVVAEARAAGYAPVVSARSGETEDDFLADLAVGTAAGQIKIGSVRNSERLAKYNQLVRIAEDSTLGFRNLPTLALSADGGR; encoded by the coding sequence TTGAGCACAATCCACACCGTCCATGGCCGACAGATCTTCGACTCCCGCGGCCGCCCGACCGTCGAGGTCGACATTATCCTCGACACCGGCGCCGTTGCCCGCGCCTCAGTACCCTCCGGGGCTTCCACCGGCACCCACGAAGCCCACGAGCTGCGCGACGGCGACCAGTCGGTGTTCGGCGGCCTCGGGGTTACCGCGGCAGTCGACAACGTGAACGGCGAGATCGCCGCCGCGCTGCGCGGCTACGACGTCGACGACCAGCGGGCTATCGACGAGCGGCTGCGGGAGCTCGACGGGACCCCCAACCTGTCGCGGCTCGGTGCCAACGCCGTGCTCGGCACCTCGCTGGCGGTCTGCCGCGCCTCCGCCATGTCCAGCGGGCTGCCGCTGTATCAACGGATCGCTCAACTCGCCGGCGTCGACGAGCCGGTGCTGCCGATGCCGATGGTCAACATCCTTTCCGGCGGCCTCCACGCCGGCCGCGGTATGGACGTCCAGGATTTCCTGGCCGTACCGGTCGCGGCCACCTCCGCACTCGAAGCGATCCAGCTCACCTCCCGCGTCCGCGCGGCTGCCGCTGGCCTCTGCGCCGAACGGGGGCTGCCGACCCTGCTGGCCGACGAGGGCGGCCTGAGCCCGGGCTGCCGCACCGGCGAGGAGGCCCTCGAACTCATCACCCAATCCATTGAAGCCGCCGGCCTGCAGCCCGGCACTGACATAGCCATCGCCATCGACGTGGCTGCGACCTCCCTGTACGACAGCAACGCCGGCGACTACCACCTGCGCCGGCAGGGACGGCATCTCAGCACCGCGGACATGATCGACATGGTTTCGTCCTGGGTCGACCGTTTCGCGATCGTCTCCATCGAAGACCCGCTCGACGAGGATGACTGGGCTGGCTGGCAGACGCTGACCAAACGCCTCGGCCATCGGGTCAGGTTGATCGGCGACGACCTCTTCACCACAAATAGCCAACGGCTCGCCGACGGCATCTCCCGCGGAGTCGCAAACGGGGTCCTGGTCAAGGTCAATCAGAACGGCACCCTGACGGGCACCCTCGATGTGGTCGCCGAGGCGCGCGCCGCGGGTTACGCCCCTGTAGTGTCTGCACGATCCGGGGAGACCGAGGACGACTTCCTCGCGGACTTGGCTGTCGGCACCGCAGCCGGGCAGATTAAGATCGGATCCGTGCGGAACTCCGAGCGACTCGCGAAGTACAACCAGCTGGTGCGGATAGCCGAGGACTCGACGCTCGGCTTCAGGAATCTGCCCACATTGGCCTTGTCCGCTGACGGTGGCCGATGA
- a CDS encoding aminoglycoside phosphotransferase family protein has protein sequence MNGAEPRTRVQDFLRRHELMQPEEQAILTPLTGGVSSDLWQVSLPGRTLCVKGALARLKVTQEWHAPISRNRVEYEWLQFAAAVAPTQVPEVLAHDEQDGLFAMQFLPPEDFPVWKDQLLAGQVDPAAAHAVGDLVGRLHSASAKDPSAADLFATDDNFSALRIEPYFRVTARANPDLADRIEELAAVTAGTHLTVVHGDVSPKNILLGPHGPVLLDAECGWFGDPAFDVAFCLNHLLLKAIIVPDHTARLHRSVRMLLDGYARHIDWEPAADLMGRVAALLPLLALARVDGASPVEYLAPPQRGQVRDLARALMSRPGSTVDSIVDEWMLTPGAAVAGTTHIKEQTL, from the coding sequence ATGAACGGCGCCGAGCCCCGGACCCGCGTGCAGGATTTCCTGCGCCGCCACGAGCTGATGCAGCCAGAGGAACAGGCAATACTTACCCCCTTGACCGGTGGCGTGAGCTCGGACCTGTGGCAGGTGTCCCTGCCTGGGCGAACACTTTGCGTGAAAGGGGCGTTGGCCCGGCTGAAGGTGACGCAGGAATGGCACGCGCCCATCTCCCGCAACCGGGTGGAGTACGAGTGGCTGCAGTTTGCCGCCGCCGTCGCTCCCACGCAGGTCCCCGAAGTGCTCGCCCACGACGAGCAAGACGGACTGTTCGCCATGCAATTCCTCCCGCCCGAGGACTTCCCGGTCTGGAAGGACCAGCTCCTTGCCGGGCAGGTAGACCCGGCCGCCGCGCACGCCGTCGGCGACCTGGTCGGCCGGCTGCACTCGGCGAGCGCCAAGGACCCCTCGGCCGCGGACCTGTTCGCCACCGACGACAACTTCAGCGCCCTTCGCATCGAGCCCTATTTCCGGGTCACCGCCCGTGCCAACCCCGATCTGGCCGACCGGATCGAGGAGCTCGCCGCGGTGACCGCCGGCACGCATCTGACGGTGGTGCACGGCGACGTCAGCCCCAAGAACATTCTTCTCGGTCCGCATGGCCCGGTACTGCTCGACGCGGAGTGCGGCTGGTTCGGTGACCCTGCGTTCGACGTCGCGTTCTGCCTGAACCACCTGCTGCTCAAGGCGATCATCGTGCCCGACCACACCGCGCGGCTGCACCGCTCTGTCCGCATGCTGCTGGATGGCTACGCCCGGCACATTGACTGGGAGCCGGCGGCAGACCTGATGGGCCGGGTCGCGGCCCTGCTGCCGCTGCTCGCCCTGGCCCGCGTCGACGGCGCTTCCCCGGTGGAGTACCTGGCACCCCCGCAACGCGGCCAGGTGCGCGACCTTGCCCGGGCCCTGATGTCCCGGCCCGGATCGACCGTCGACTCGATCGTCGACGAGTGGATGCTGACGCCCGGTGCGGCCGTCGCCGGCACGACGCACATCAAGGAGCAGACCCTGTGA
- a CDS encoding cupin domain-containing protein, whose product MTVRRVVTGTDGAGKSVFVSDGTVPNSHDFETMPGQAQIRVWFTPGVPSTAPPEAEPTDNHGPVVPGPGGASFVIVRYAPESVVLSPDFDPTAAGEELASYAPDLATVFEPDGKHRTRSVDYGVVLEGEVWLELDDGAQVRLTPGDTVVQLAARHAWRNKAQAPATVAFVLTGVSA is encoded by the coding sequence GTGACAGTGCGCAGAGTGGTCACCGGTACGGACGGGGCAGGAAAGTCGGTGTTCGTGTCGGACGGGACGGTGCCCAACAGCCACGATTTCGAGACAATGCCTGGACAGGCCCAGATCCGGGTTTGGTTTACCCCCGGGGTGCCCTCCACCGCGCCACCTGAAGCCGAGCCCACCGATAATCACGGGCCGGTGGTCCCAGGCCCTGGCGGTGCAAGCTTCGTGATCGTGCGTTACGCCCCTGAATCGGTGGTGCTGAGCCCGGATTTCGATCCAACCGCAGCGGGTGAGGAACTGGCGAGCTACGCACCGGACCTGGCTACGGTGTTTGAGCCGGACGGAAAGCACCGCACCCGGAGCGTCGACTACGGGGTGGTGCTGGAAGGGGAGGTTTGGCTCGAGTTGGACGACGGCGCGCAGGTGCGCCTGACGCCTGGCGACACCGTCGTGCAGCTCGCCGCACGGCATGCCTGGCGGAATAAAGCGCAGGCGCCGGCGACGGTGGCGTTTGTGCTCACCGGCGTCAGCGCCTAA
- a CDS encoding NAD(P)/FAD-dependent oxidoreductase — MLNCLVIGSGIAGLATAISLQKAGHHATVFEAYSEPSDGVGGFLTVAINGFDALETLGLKGAAADLGFSTPQMSMYLGSTGKHLIDFDYGGSLSDGTTARTMTRSELYGMFREAASRRGIRIEYGKRLATVKEAPDGVTAVFADGTSARGDLVVGADGLHSAVRPLIDPASPAPRNIPLLNTGGIVEAGLLPAELVDVEPGRMKMVFGKRCFYCYMQDPEGRIWWFANPLQRSSEDPATLDHSARKSWLTHLVAGDRTPMARIIAATDSIVRPYTTSDFPSIPSWHRGSLVLVGDAAHAASPSSGQGASMAIEDAVVLGRSLRGISSDEIPGALSRYEKERRSRAELVVEWGRRNAAPKIRGQLKRLFEDLVLKAVFRSLARKTADNFDWVYRHHIDWDAPVVPSESAAPRRPARLTRSGK, encoded by the coding sequence ATGCTGAACTGTCTCGTCATCGGGTCCGGAATCGCCGGACTCGCCACCGCCATCTCGCTGCAGAAAGCCGGCCATCACGCCACTGTCTTCGAGGCCTACAGTGAGCCCTCGGACGGCGTCGGCGGCTTCCTCACCGTGGCCATCAATGGCTTCGATGCGCTGGAAACCCTCGGGCTCAAGGGCGCAGCCGCCGATCTGGGCTTCAGCACCCCGCAGATGTCCATGTATCTGGGTAGCACCGGGAAGCACCTCATCGACTTTGACTACGGCGGATCCCTCTCTGACGGCACCACCGCCCGCACCATGACGCGTTCCGAGCTGTATGGCATGTTCCGCGAGGCGGCCAGCCGCCGCGGGATCCGCATCGAGTATGGCAAGCGGCTCGCTACGGTGAAGGAAGCGCCCGACGGCGTCACGGCCGTTTTCGCGGACGGCACCTCCGCGCGTGGAGACCTGGTGGTAGGCGCCGACGGCCTCCACTCGGCCGTGCGGCCGCTGATCGACCCCGCATCCCCGGCTCCGCGCAACATCCCCCTGCTCAACACCGGCGGGATCGTCGAAGCCGGGTTGCTCCCGGCAGAGCTCGTGGACGTCGAGCCGGGGCGCATGAAGATGGTCTTCGGCAAGCGCTGCTTCTATTGCTACATGCAGGACCCGGAGGGCAGGATCTGGTGGTTTGCCAACCCCCTGCAGCGGTCATCGGAGGATCCGGCCACCTTGGACCACAGCGCCCGCAAGTCCTGGCTGACTCACCTCGTGGCCGGGGACCGGACCCCCATGGCCAGGATCATCGCCGCTACTGACAGCATCGTCCGGCCGTACACCACCTCCGACTTTCCGAGCATTCCCAGCTGGCATCGAGGGAGCCTCGTGCTGGTGGGAGACGCTGCCCACGCTGCATCGCCGTCGTCCGGGCAGGGTGCCTCCATGGCCATCGAAGACGCCGTCGTGCTCGGGCGATCGCTTCGAGGCATCTCGTCCGACGAGATCCCCGGCGCCCTGTCCCGCTATGAGAAAGAACGCAGGAGCCGGGCGGAATTGGTGGTCGAATGGGGCCGCCGGAATGCCGCCCCGAAGATCCGCGGCCAACTCAAGAGACTCTTCGAAGACCTGGTGTTGAAGGCTGTCTTCCGCTCACTCGCCCGGAAGACAGCCGACAACTTCGACTGGGTCTACCGCCACCACATCGACTGGGATGCACCGGTGGTTCCCAGCGAGTCCGCTGCTCCCCGCCGGCCCGCTCGCCTCACACGTTCTGGAAAGTAA
- a CDS encoding fumarylacetoacetate hydrolase family protein, which translates to MIEDDDQHPHFAPTGVVLAQAGLPEETAAVWLVHRDRALPLGRWAEQWPCARFTSVTDLVRQWATHRAGLRRLTDLPQTALAIAETGIPVASLRLEAPLRPGQLFCTIGNYRRQVIEAAVDGGDAADADRLRAATVQALKQRRRDGAPYVCLTSIDRVGTPEGELVLDPDVDTLDWEVEIGAVIGASGSKLTPSDAHGVIAGYCVVNDLTIRSRVVRPDLPVLGSDWLQCKGMHGSLPLGPWFVPVWQVPDPSALRLQLSLNGTLMQDDTADDMLFSIPEQLSCLSRHTRLRPGDLLCTGSPAGFGLHHGRFLRPGDTVRASVSGLGEQITRCVSPTSYPINFHPIRAAQGLTTTKENAL; encoded by the coding sequence ATGATCGAAGATGACGACCAACATCCACACTTTGCCCCTACCGGCGTCGTGCTGGCCCAGGCAGGCTTGCCGGAGGAAACAGCGGCGGTCTGGCTGGTTCACCGGGACCGGGCGCTCCCGCTGGGGAGGTGGGCGGAGCAGTGGCCGTGCGCAAGGTTCACCTCGGTCACCGATCTGGTCCGGCAATGGGCCACCCATCGCGCCGGGCTTCGACGGTTGACCGATCTGCCCCAGACCGCGCTGGCGATCGCTGAGACTGGCATTCCAGTCGCCTCGCTCAGGCTGGAGGCTCCGCTCCGGCCCGGACAGCTGTTCTGTACCATCGGCAACTACAGGCGGCAGGTCATCGAGGCCGCTGTCGACGGCGGTGACGCAGCCGACGCCGATCGTCTGCGCGCAGCCACCGTGCAGGCGCTGAAGCAGCGACGCCGGGATGGCGCCCCCTACGTCTGCCTGACCAGCATTGACCGGGTCGGTACCCCGGAGGGTGAGCTCGTTCTGGATCCGGACGTGGACACCCTGGACTGGGAGGTCGAGATCGGTGCCGTCATCGGAGCGTCCGGCTCGAAACTGACGCCGTCAGATGCGCACGGGGTCATTGCCGGTTACTGCGTGGTCAATGACCTGACGATCCGCTCCCGCGTCGTCCGGCCCGACCTCCCCGTGCTGGGCAGCGACTGGTTGCAATGCAAAGGGATGCACGGATCGCTCCCGCTCGGACCGTGGTTCGTGCCCGTGTGGCAGGTCCCCGACCCTTCGGCGCTCCGGCTGCAGCTGTCCCTCAACGGCACTCTCATGCAAGACGACACTGCCGACGACATGCTGTTCAGCATTCCCGAACAGCTTTCGTGCCTGTCCCGGCACACCCGGCTTCGCCCCGGCGATCTGCTCTGCACCGGGTCTCCAGCCGGCTTCGGCCTCCATCACGGCCGCTTCCTTCGCCCGGGAGACACCGTCAGAGCATCGGTGTCCGGGCTGGGAGAACAGATCACCCGCTGCGTGAGCCCCACCTCTTATCCGATCAATTTCCACCCGATTCGGGCCGCACAAGGCTTGACCACGACTAAGGAGAACGCGCTATGA
- a CDS encoding MarR family winged helix-turn-helix transcriptional regulator, with amino-acid sequence METQPSPNTQRQDLLEAVFASGRELSTAAVMFHTKLSELRGLSATEGKAIDILLRFGPMTAGEFGEHSGLAPASVTGLMQRLESKGVARRVRHEGDKRKVLIELVGDQVMAAMPHFVDFMGGMASLLEGYSDEELRVIADYSSKAARIQQEAAGRLGDASGRNANDDGGRAPSSNSA; translated from the coding sequence ATGGAGACCCAACCGAGCCCCAACACTCAGCGCCAGGATTTGCTTGAGGCGGTCTTTGCCTCGGGACGGGAGCTTTCGACGGCGGCCGTCATGTTCCACACAAAGCTGTCCGAGTTGCGCGGACTGTCCGCAACCGAGGGTAAGGCGATCGACATCCTCCTGCGCTTCGGACCCATGACGGCGGGGGAATTCGGCGAACATTCCGGGCTGGCTCCGGCCTCGGTCACGGGATTGATGCAACGGCTCGAGAGCAAGGGTGTGGCACGCCGGGTCCGGCACGAGGGCGATAAACGGAAGGTCCTGATCGAGTTGGTCGGGGACCAGGTCATGGCTGCAATGCCCCACTTCGTCGACTTCATGGGCGGCATGGCGAGTCTCCTGGAGGGGTACAGCGACGAAGAACTGCGCGTCATCGCGGACTATTCGTCCAAAGCCGCGCGCATCCAACAGGAGGCGGCCGGGCGGCTGGGTGATGCGTCCGGCCGGAACGCGAACGACGACGGCGGCCGCGCGCCGTCGTCGAACTCCGCCTGA
- a CDS encoding fumarylacetoacetate hydrolase family protein, producing MTFSLSTVRIDGTPTPVLRLPDGRLYRLTDLAPEILAANPAAGLMTVFANWETAEPLLLAAVDALLSSPVGPVAEPAKPEDWLTPLQYPNKVICTGANFYDHVLNDGGHTDFSKEDNIPVFFLKPPTTTLVGQGGSVHYPTQTEKFDYELELAFVIGRRGRHIPVDRAREHIAGYTIALDLSARDWQRHPKHLVKFDLFGGKVFDDSCPLGPGIVPARFIDDTSLQLQFWLNGELRQDANTSDLIWSVPELVSRISEHVTLEPGDVVLTGTPAGVGLSTGTWMHVGDQLQGRISGLGTISVQIISAETDRPG from the coding sequence GTGACGTTCTCCCTGTCCACCGTCCGGATCGACGGAACGCCCACCCCCGTGCTCCGGCTCCCTGACGGCCGCCTGTACAGGCTCACCGACCTCGCGCCCGAGATACTGGCCGCCAATCCGGCGGCCGGGCTGATGACCGTCTTCGCCAACTGGGAGACCGCCGAGCCCCTGCTGCTTGCCGCCGTCGACGCCCTCTTGAGCAGTCCAGTCGGGCCGGTCGCCGAGCCGGCAAAGCCCGAGGACTGGCTAACACCGCTGCAGTACCCAAACAAGGTCATCTGCACCGGCGCCAACTTCTACGACCACGTCCTCAACGACGGTGGCCACACGGACTTCTCGAAAGAGGACAACATCCCGGTCTTCTTCCTCAAACCGCCCACCACCACCCTCGTCGGCCAGGGTGGATCCGTCCACTACCCCACCCAGACCGAGAAGTTCGACTACGAGCTTGAGCTGGCGTTCGTCATCGGCCGGCGAGGCCGGCACATCCCGGTGGACCGGGCTCGTGAGCACATCGCCGGTTACACGATCGCCTTGGACCTGTCGGCGCGGGACTGGCAGCGCCATCCCAAGCACCTCGTCAAGTTTGACCTCTTCGGCGGCAAGGTCTTCGACGACAGTTGTCCGCTCGGGCCGGGCATCGTACCCGCACGCTTCATCGACGACACCAGCCTGCAGCTGCAGTTTTGGCTCAACGGCGAGCTCCGGCAGGATGCCAACACCTCCGACCTGATCTGGTCGGTGCCCGAGCTTGTCTCCCGGATCAGCGAGCACGTGACCCTCGAACCGGGCGACGTCGTGCTCACCGGAACTCCCGCCGGTGTCGGGCTCAGCACCGGGACCTGGATGCACGTCGGCGACCAGCTCCAGGGGCGGATCAGCGGCCTCGGAACAATCAGCGTGCAGATCATCTCCGCCGAGACAGACCGACCGGGCTGA
- a CDS encoding LacI family DNA-binding transcriptional regulator: MTKDSDYPLKQKVPVLSDVAKAAGVSVPTVSRVLNSSKYVAPELRERVMHAVAELGYRPNGAARATRSGKRSMVAVLTGATSNYGYAKTIEGIEQAARNAGLSVIISVIESDDDDAVNAAIDLVLSQPVAGVIILEFDRPGLAAVKAFPQSVPLVSAGGGSRRTGKTPAALLDERGAGRDATNHLLSLGHRTVHHVSVPTMGKHSGRTEGWRAALTAAGVPIPPVVHATWEPASGYRVGKELAARDDVTAVFCGNDDVAIGVISALLDNGKRVPEDVSVIGFDDQPYVAMWRPALTTVRQDFRDLGARAFALLASAIDTGVAPSSSGIKPKLVIRESTAAVE, from the coding sequence GTGACCAAGGATTCGGACTATCCCCTAAAGCAGAAAGTGCCCGTGCTGAGCGACGTCGCCAAGGCCGCAGGAGTGTCCGTGCCTACGGTTTCGCGGGTCTTGAACAGCAGCAAGTACGTGGCGCCTGAACTCCGCGAGCGGGTTATGCATGCTGTCGCGGAGCTCGGTTATCGGCCTAACGGAGCTGCGCGGGCCACCAGGTCCGGGAAGCGATCCATGGTTGCCGTGCTGACCGGCGCAACCTCAAACTACGGTTATGCCAAGACCATCGAAGGCATCGAGCAGGCCGCGCGGAACGCCGGACTGTCCGTGATCATCTCGGTGATTGAGTCCGATGACGATGACGCCGTCAACGCGGCCATCGACCTCGTCCTTTCCCAGCCCGTTGCCGGTGTCATCATCCTTGAGTTCGACCGGCCTGGCCTTGCAGCGGTGAAGGCATTCCCCCAATCCGTCCCGCTGGTGTCGGCCGGAGGTGGAAGCAGGCGGACTGGAAAAACTCCCGCAGCGCTTCTCGATGAGCGCGGCGCGGGGAGGGACGCAACCAACCATCTCCTGTCGCTTGGCCACCGGACGGTTCACCACGTTTCCGTTCCGACAATGGGCAAACATTCAGGCCGTACCGAAGGCTGGCGCGCAGCATTGACGGCAGCCGGTGTCCCCATCCCACCCGTCGTGCATGCCACCTGGGAGCCAGCCAGCGGCTACCGCGTAGGCAAAGAGCTGGCGGCCAGAGATGACGTAACGGCAGTCTTCTGCGGCAATGACGACGTTGCCATCGGTGTAATCAGCGCGCTTCTTGACAACGGCAAGCGCGTCCCGGAGGACGTCTCCGTGATTGGTTTCGACGACCAGCCCTACGTTGCCATGTGGCGCCCGGCCCTCACCACCGTGCGGCAGGATTTCCGCGATCTGGGCGCCAGGGCATTCGCCCTGTTGGCCTCGGCGATCGACACGGGCGTTGCGCCCAGTTCCTCGGGCATCAAACCTAAGCTTGTTATCCGGGAGTCGACTGCCGCCGTCGAGTAA
- a CDS encoding C-terminal binding protein, with protein MTPQQTVLLTDRAWPDDSIERGILEDAGFSVVAGPADPAPVETIDALVAEHQPAAILTCWATVSAAAIASSAPLHVVARMGVGLDNIAVSAATDHGVQVTNVPDYCVAEVSDHAVGLALAWTRGLVTADRDVRAGRWNPAGARLRRLSNLTCGVIGYGRIGKATAAKLRALGARVVISDPHAPADTGLEVLSLDHLLATSDVVVLHAPLVPQTHHLIGERELALLPQDAFLINVSRGGLIDTTALLASLEAGHLGGAGLDVLEEEPTVPAELLTHPGVIVTPHIAFASDASIIDLRRSAAEEVVRVLHGEPAHYPCNTPSALSTGVSS; from the coding sequence ATGACCCCGCAGCAGACCGTCCTGCTGACTGATCGGGCCTGGCCCGACGACAGCATCGAACGAGGCATCCTCGAAGACGCCGGCTTCAGTGTCGTCGCCGGCCCTGCCGACCCGGCGCCGGTCGAGACCATCGACGCCCTGGTCGCCGAACACCAGCCGGCGGCCATCCTCACCTGCTGGGCAACTGTGTCCGCCGCAGCGATCGCATCCTCGGCCCCGCTGCATGTCGTCGCCCGGATGGGGGTGGGCCTGGACAACATCGCCGTTTCCGCAGCCACCGATCATGGAGTGCAGGTCACGAACGTACCGGACTACTGCGTCGCGGAAGTCTCCGATCACGCCGTCGGGTTGGCGCTGGCCTGGACCCGCGGCCTGGTCACCGCCGACCGAGACGTCCGCGCCGGTAGATGGAACCCTGCCGGGGCTCGGCTTCGGCGCCTCTCGAACCTGACTTGCGGCGTTATTGGGTACGGCCGGATCGGCAAAGCCACTGCCGCCAAGCTGCGGGCGCTCGGAGCCCGCGTTGTGATCAGCGATCCGCACGCTCCTGCCGACACAGGCCTCGAGGTGCTGTCCCTGGACCACCTCCTCGCCACCAGCGATGTTGTCGTCCTGCACGCACCCTTGGTCCCGCAGACCCATCACCTGATCGGCGAACGGGAGCTGGCGCTTCTGCCGCAGGACGCCTTCCTGATCAACGTCAGCCGCGGCGGACTGATCGACACCACCGCCTTGCTCGCTTCCCTGGAGGCTGGGCATCTCGGCGGAGCAGGATTGGACGTCCTGGAGGAAGAGCCAACGGTTCCCGCAGAGCTGCTGACCCACCCCGGGGTGATCGTCACCCCCCACATCGCCTTCGCCTCCGACGCGTCGATCATCGACCTGCGCCGCAGCGCCGCCGAGGAGGTCGTGCGCGTCCTCCACGGCGAACCGGCCCACTACCCCTGCAACACCCCGTCCGCCCTCTCCACTGGAGTGTCATCTTGA
- a CDS encoding zinc-binding alcohol dehydrogenase family protein, translating into MKAAVLTHTGTTPSYADFSDPQPDAGHVVVDITAAGVHHLDLARASGAYGDPGTLPYVIGADGVGRTGTGRRVFFTSPVAPHGSWAERTVVAEDDLLDLADGVDDVTAAALGNTGLAAWLALTWRAKLQPGQNVLVLGATGALGSVAVQLAKALGAGRVVAADRDPERLALSIERGADATVTITPDADLVGAFRNVAGDRGFDVIIDPVWGDPALAAMHVAARGARHIQIGQSAAATIQLPASLIRGTRLEILGFAHVDPPAQVRRDAYLKLTGLAATGALTVDTMTLPLADCQRAWELQQQGAPSKLVLTP; encoded by the coding sequence ATGAAAGCCGCCGTTCTGACCCATACCGGAACCACGCCAAGCTACGCAGATTTTTCGGACCCGCAGCCCGACGCCGGCCATGTTGTCGTCGACATCACCGCGGCCGGCGTCCACCACCTCGACCTTGCCCGGGCATCCGGCGCCTACGGCGACCCGGGAACACTGCCCTACGTGATCGGGGCCGACGGAGTAGGCCGGACCGGCACTGGCCGCAGGGTCTTCTTCACGTCACCGGTGGCGCCTCACGGCTCCTGGGCGGAACGCACAGTCGTTGCCGAGGATGATCTGCTCGACCTTGCCGACGGGGTTGACGACGTCACCGCGGCCGCACTTGGCAACACTGGACTGGCCGCGTGGCTCGCCCTCACCTGGCGGGCGAAGCTGCAGCCCGGCCAGAATGTGCTGGTGCTCGGCGCGACCGGCGCGCTCGGGTCGGTTGCCGTCCAGCTCGCCAAAGCCCTCGGCGCGGGCAGGGTGGTCGCCGCAGACAGGGACCCCGAACGGCTGGCCCTTTCCATTGAGCGGGGCGCCGACGCGACCGTCACGATCACACCGGACGCCGACTTGGTGGGCGCCTTCCGCAACGTCGCAGGCGACCGCGGCTTCGACGTCATCATCGACCCGGTCTGGGGCGACCCCGCCCTGGCCGCCATGCACGTCGCCGCCCGCGGCGCCCGTCACATCCAGATCGGCCAGTCCGCCGCGGCAACCATCCAGCTGCCGGCCAGCCTCATCCGCGGAACACGCCTGGAGATCCTCGGGTTCGCCCACGTCGATCCGCCGGCTCAAGTCCGCCGCGACGCTTACCTGAAACTGACCGGGCTTGCAGCCACCGGCGCGTTGACCGTCGATACGATGACCCTCCCGCTCGCTGATTGCCAGCGGGCTTGGGAGCTGCAGCAACAGGGCGCCCCCAGCAAGCTCGTTCTAACCCCATGA